A genomic region of Methanocaldococcus vulcanius M7 contains the following coding sequences:
- a CDS encoding type II toxin-antitoxin system RelE family toxin gives MVFRIEVHPKVIKSAPKVLKPAHLRKFRDFLRELPENPIPDGYDIKPLTDVKIYGCDSYRLRLGDYRLLYAVDWNEKIVYVVRLDPRERAYKKR, from the coding sequence ATGGTGTTTCGGATTGAGGTTCATCCTAAGGTAATAAAATCCGCTCCCAAGGTTCTAAAACCGGCACATCTGAGAAAGTTTAGGGACTTTCTTAGGGAGCTTCCAGAAAACCCAATTCCTGACGGGTATGATATTAAACCGCTGACTGATGTTAAAATCTATGGATGTGACAGTTATCGCCTTCGTCTTGGTGATTATAGACTTCTCTATGCTGTAGATTGGAATGAAAAAATTGTTTATGTAGTTCGCTTAGATCCGAGAGAGAGGGCATATAAAAAACGCTAA
- a CDS encoding SIMPL domain-containing protein: MDPENETPEPVTTFAGSIWRHSRRYVIPVPKNQLGLLLEDPLGRDRLYKIHISVRPIPEINTLELTLLDIGSEKVVDIANLSGKANELIDKARNLILGLPSVAEISKLWKSGNKFIFPITPDTAELILPKIEQASKKLEEAIKLLKVRDVLERLLDENQEYQELKDKLGVWRIIRELPGEDLPEDYQKTLERMKAIEREAISQAIEKARTMKGTYKLRLLEGWIERPLTIKIYRFQPRTPEEAISLYRKTPIRLD, from the coding sequence ATGGACCCGGAAAACGAAACCCCCGAGCCGGTAACCACCTTTGCCGGCTCAATTTGGAGGCATAGCCGTAGGTACGTTATACCCGTCCCCAAGAACCAGCTAGGACTACTCCTAGAGGATCCACTAGGACGGGACCGCCTCTATAAAATCCATATAAGCGTTAGGCCGATCCCAGAAATCAACACCCTGGAGCTAACCCTACTGGACATAGGATCCGAGAAAGTAGTAGATATCGCCAACCTAAGTGGAAAGGCCAACGAGCTAATAGATAAAGCCAGAAACCTTATTTTAGGGCTTCCAAGTGTAGCGGAGATTAGTAAACTCTGGAAAAGCGGAAATAAGTTCATATTTCCCATAACTCCCGATACAGCCGAGCTTATTCTACCAAAGATAGAACAGGCCAGTAAAAAGCTAGAAGAAGCCATTAAGCTCCTCAAAGTTAGGGACGTTTTAGAGAGGCTCCTAGACGAAAACCAAGAATACCAAGAACTGAAAGATAAACTAGGCGTTTGGAGGATTATTAGAGAGTTACCAGGGGAAGACCTACCCGAGGACTACCAAAAGACCCTAGAGAGAATGAAGGCCATAGAGAGGGAAGCCATAAGCCAGGCCATAGAAAAAGCTAGGACCATGAAAGGGACCTATAAACTAAGGCTCCTAGAGGGCTGGATAGAAAGGCCCCTAACCATAAAGATCTACCGCTTCCAGCCAAGAACTCCAGAGGAAGCCATAAGCCTCTACCGGAAAACTCCAATAAGGCTAGATTGA